A genomic segment from Hippoglossus stenolepis isolate QCI-W04-F060 chromosome 3, HSTE1.2, whole genome shotgun sequence encodes:
- the rnf4 gene encoding RING finger protein 4 isoform X2, with translation MSSSAHRKRRSTGSPVRSRPSTKNSRAANANRVASRMADVSSTPDGDTPPSTETIDVMDNAEDSVEEVVDLTCEGSEAAVVDLTNNDSVLVTTSQLLVDEGPQNRRVPTGESYIVSSDEDEDTLPVLNPATMSSVHTSRSTPGTISCPVCLDSYSEIVDSGRLVVSTKCGHVFCSQCLRDALTSSHTCPTCRKRLTHRQYHPLYI, from the exons ATGAGCAGTTCT GCtcacaggaagaggaggagcacagGAAGTCCTGTTCGTTCCCGACCCAGCACCAAGAACAGCAGAGCGGCTAACGCTAACAGAGTGGCTAGCAGGATGGCTGATGTTAGCAGCACACCTGATGGtgacacccccccctccacagaGACCATTGATGTGATGGACAACGCTGAGGACA gtgtggaggaggtggtggatcTGACCTGTGAAGGATCAGAAGCTGCTGTGGTCGACCTCACAAACAACGACTCAGTGCTGGTAACAACGAGTCAACTA cTGGTGGACGAag GTCCTCAGAACAGGAGAGTCCCCACAGGTGAGAGTTACATCGTCAGCagtgatgaagacgaggatACGCTCCCTGTCCTCAACCCTGCCACCATGTCCTCTGTGCACACCTCCAG gtCGACTCCGGGGACGATCAGTTGTCCTGTTTGTCTGGACTCGTACTCTGAG ATTGTAGACAGCGGCCGATTGGTTGTTTCCACTAAATGTGGTCACGTGTTCTGCAGTCAGTGTTTGAGAGAcgctctgacatcatcacacacGTGTCCTACCTGCAGGAAGAGACTCACCCACCGCCAGTACCACCCCCTCTACATCTGA
- the rnf4 gene encoding RING finger protein 4 isoform X4, which translates to MSSLFQAHRKRRSTGSPVRSRPSTKNSRAANANRVASRMADVSSTPDGDTPPSTETIDVMDNAEDSVEEVVDLTCEGSEAAVVDLTNNDSVLVDEGPQNRRVPTGESYIVSSDEDEDTLPVLNPATMSSVHTSRSTPGTISCPVCLDSYSEIVDSGRLVVSTKCGHVFCSQCLRDALTSSHTCPTCRKRLTHRQYHPLYI; encoded by the exons ATGTCGTCTCTTTTTCAGGCtcacaggaagaggaggagcacagGAAGTCCTGTTCGTTCCCGACCCAGCACCAAGAACAGCAGAGCGGCTAACGCTAACAGAGTGGCTAGCAGGATGGCTGATGTTAGCAGCACACCTGATGGtgacacccccccctccacagaGACCATTGATGTGATGGACAACGCTGAGGACA gtgtggaggaggtggtggatcTGACCTGTGAAGGATCAGAAGCTGCTGTGGTCGACCTCACAAACAACGACTCAGTGCTG GTGGACGAag GTCCTCAGAACAGGAGAGTCCCCACAGGTGAGAGTTACATCGTCAGCagtgatgaagacgaggatACGCTCCCTGTCCTCAACCCTGCCACCATGTCCTCTGTGCACACCTCCAG gtCGACTCCGGGGACGATCAGTTGTCCTGTTTGTCTGGACTCGTACTCTGAG ATTGTAGACAGCGGCCGATTGGTTGTTTCCACTAAATGTGGTCACGTGTTCTGCAGTCAGTGTTTGAGAGAcgctctgacatcatcacacacGTGTCCTACCTGCAGGAAGAGACTCACCCACCGCCAGTACCACCCCCTCTACATCTGA
- the rnf4 gene encoding RING finger protein 4 isoform X3 gives MSSLFQAHRKRRSTGSPVRSRPSTKNSRAANANRVASRMADVSSTPDGDTPPSTETIDVMDNAEDSVEEVVDLTCEGSEAAVVDLTNNDSVLLVDEGPQNRRVPTGESYIVSSDEDEDTLPVLNPATMSSVHTSRSTPGTISCPVCLDSYSEIVDSGRLVVSTKCGHVFCSQCLRDALTSSHTCPTCRKRLTHRQYHPLYI, from the exons ATGTCGTCTCTTTTTCAGGCtcacaggaagaggaggagcacagGAAGTCCTGTTCGTTCCCGACCCAGCACCAAGAACAGCAGAGCGGCTAACGCTAACAGAGTGGCTAGCAGGATGGCTGATGTTAGCAGCACACCTGATGGtgacacccccccctccacagaGACCATTGATGTGATGGACAACGCTGAGGACA gtgtggaggaggtggtggatcTGACCTGTGAAGGATCAGAAGCTGCTGTGGTCGACCTCACAAACAACGACTCAGTGCTG cTGGTGGACGAag GTCCTCAGAACAGGAGAGTCCCCACAGGTGAGAGTTACATCGTCAGCagtgatgaagacgaggatACGCTCCCTGTCCTCAACCCTGCCACCATGTCCTCTGTGCACACCTCCAG gtCGACTCCGGGGACGATCAGTTGTCCTGTTTGTCTGGACTCGTACTCTGAG ATTGTAGACAGCGGCCGATTGGTTGTTTCCACTAAATGTGGTCACGTGTTCTGCAGTCAGTGTTTGAGAGAcgctctgacatcatcacacacGTGTCCTACCTGCAGGAAGAGACTCACCCACCGCCAGTACCACCCCCTCTACATCTGA
- the rnf4 gene encoding RING finger protein 4 isoform X5, with product MSSSAHRKRRSTGSPVRSRPSTKNSRAANANRVASRMADVSSTPDGDTPPSTETIDVMDNAEDSVEEVVDLTCEGSEAAVVDLTNNDSVLLVDEGPQNRRVPTGESYIVSSDEDEDTLPVLNPATMSSVHTSRSTPGTISCPVCLDSYSEIVDSGRLVVSTKCGHVFCSQCLRDALTSSHTCPTCRKRLTHRQYHPLYI from the exons ATGAGCAGTTCT GCtcacaggaagaggaggagcacagGAAGTCCTGTTCGTTCCCGACCCAGCACCAAGAACAGCAGAGCGGCTAACGCTAACAGAGTGGCTAGCAGGATGGCTGATGTTAGCAGCACACCTGATGGtgacacccccccctccacagaGACCATTGATGTGATGGACAACGCTGAGGACA gtgtggaggaggtggtggatcTGACCTGTGAAGGATCAGAAGCTGCTGTGGTCGACCTCACAAACAACGACTCAGTGCTG cTGGTGGACGAag GTCCTCAGAACAGGAGAGTCCCCACAGGTGAGAGTTACATCGTCAGCagtgatgaagacgaggatACGCTCCCTGTCCTCAACCCTGCCACCATGTCCTCTGTGCACACCTCCAG gtCGACTCCGGGGACGATCAGTTGTCCTGTTTGTCTGGACTCGTACTCTGAG ATTGTAGACAGCGGCCGATTGGTTGTTTCCACTAAATGTGGTCACGTGTTCTGCAGTCAGTGTTTGAGAGAcgctctgacatcatcacacacGTGTCCTACCTGCAGGAAGAGACTCACCCACCGCCAGTACCACCCCCTCTACATCTGA
- the rnf4 gene encoding RING finger protein 4 isoform X1, whose amino-acid sequence MSSLFQAHRKRRSTGSPVRSRPSTKNSRAANANRVASRMADVSSTPDGDTPPSTETIDVMDNAEDSVEEVVDLTCEGSEAAVVDLTNNDSVLVTTSQLLVDEGPQNRRVPTGESYIVSSDEDEDTLPVLNPATMSSVHTSRSTPGTISCPVCLDSYSEIVDSGRLVVSTKCGHVFCSQCLRDALTSSHTCPTCRKRLTHRQYHPLYI is encoded by the exons ATGTCGTCTCTTTTTCAGGCtcacaggaagaggaggagcacagGAAGTCCTGTTCGTTCCCGACCCAGCACCAAGAACAGCAGAGCGGCTAACGCTAACAGAGTGGCTAGCAGGATGGCTGATGTTAGCAGCACACCTGATGGtgacacccccccctccacagaGACCATTGATGTGATGGACAACGCTGAGGACA gtgtggaggaggtggtggatcTGACCTGTGAAGGATCAGAAGCTGCTGTGGTCGACCTCACAAACAACGACTCAGTGCTGGTAACAACGAGTCAACTA cTGGTGGACGAag GTCCTCAGAACAGGAGAGTCCCCACAGGTGAGAGTTACATCGTCAGCagtgatgaagacgaggatACGCTCCCTGTCCTCAACCCTGCCACCATGTCCTCTGTGCACACCTCCAG gtCGACTCCGGGGACGATCAGTTGTCCTGTTTGTCTGGACTCGTACTCTGAG ATTGTAGACAGCGGCCGATTGGTTGTTTCCACTAAATGTGGTCACGTGTTCTGCAGTCAGTGTTTGAGAGAcgctctgacatcatcacacacGTGTCCTACCTGCAGGAAGAGACTCACCCACCGCCAGTACCACCCCCTCTACATCTGA
- the rnf4 gene encoding RING finger protein 4 isoform X6: MSSLFQAHRKRRSTGSPVRSRPSTKNSRAANANRVASRMADVSSTPDGDTPPSTETIDVMDNAEDSVEEVVDLTCEGSEAAVVDLTNNDSVLVTTSQLVSQSTSQSTSQLVYWWTKVLRTGESPQVRVTSSAVMKTRIRSLSSTLPPCPLCTPPGRLRGRSVVLFVWTRTLRL; encoded by the exons ATGTCGTCTCTTTTTCAGGCtcacaggaagaggaggagcacagGAAGTCCTGTTCGTTCCCGACCCAGCACCAAGAACAGCAGAGCGGCTAACGCTAACAGAGTGGCTAGCAGGATGGCTGATGTTAGCAGCACACCTGATGGtgacacccccccctccacagaGACCATTGATGTGATGGACAACGCTGAGGACA gtgtggaggaggtggtggatcTGACCTGTGAAGGATCAGAAGCTGCTGTGGTCGACCTCACAAACAACGACTCAGTGCTGGTAACAACGAGTCAACTAGTCAGTCAGTCAACGAGTCAATCAACTAGTCAATTAGTCTA cTGGTGGACGAag GTCCTCAGAACAGGAGAGTCCCCACAGGTGAGAGTTACATCGTCAGCagtgatgaagacgaggatACGCTCCCTGTCCTCAACCCTGCCACCATGTCCTCTGTGCACACCTCCAG gtCGACTCCGGGGACGATCAGTTGTCCTGTTTGTCTGGACTCGTACTCTGAG ATTGTAG